A DNA window from Helianthus annuus cultivar XRQ/B chromosome 15, HanXRQr2.0-SUNRISE, whole genome shotgun sequence contains the following coding sequences:
- the LOC110914640 gene encoding uncharacterized protein LOC110914640, which translates to MDYNKKLLLVILMYLYVRFFWKRGLKRVRDNDSRMTGHKYTLELLTGNPEQCIDLLRMSRESFVRLCAHFRVNYSLEDSKHVLVEEKMAMFLMIIGHNQRYVVIKRRFQHSKQTIHKYFYEVLDKMMLFAKEMIVPTSFNPNPNIPGHNKRLRRVFKGAVGALDGTLIHAVVPISKQDLYRGRGKGDCYQNVLAICDFNMIFTFVVAGWEGVAHDARILSEALSDPDAPFPFPPQDKYYLCDAAYAHIRGFMAPYRNVRCWLGDFRRRRALTNKEKFNHAHAKLRNVIERAFGVFKARFPILKRMAPFPLVTQRNITIACFALHNFIRKEGLSDELFTEYDQPNVSVHNRQVHVNAGEDEVEAHGTALDRGYMNQLRDEIAEQLMQSTDTML; encoded by the exons ATGGATTATAATAAGAAATTACTTCTCGTTATTCTTATGTACTTGTATGTCCGGTTTTTTTGGAAGAGAGGTTTAAAACGAGTGCGAGACAATGATTCGCGTATGACGGGACATAAATACACGTTAGAGTTATTGACAGGAAATCCCGAACAATGCATTGATCTTCTACGTATGTCTCGTGAATCATTTGTCCGACTATGCGCacattttagagtaaattattcATTAGAGGATAGTAAACATGTATTGGTTGAGGAGAAGATGGCTATGTTTTTGATGATAATCGGTCATAATCAACGATATGTAGTTATCAAGCGTAGATTTCAACACTCAAAGCAAACAATTCATAAATATTTTTATGAAGTGTTGGATAAAATGATGCTTTTTGCTAAAGAAATGATAGTACCAACTTCTTTCAATCCTAATCCAAACATACCGGGACATAACAAGAGACTACGACGGGTTTTTAAAGGAGCAGTTGGTGCACTAGATGGAACTTTAATACATGCTGTTGTCCCTATTAGTAAACAAGATTTATATAGAGGAAGAGGAAAAGGAGATTGTTATCAAAACGTATTAGCAATTTGTGACTTCAACATGATTTTTACGTTCGTCGTGGCCGGCTGGGAAGGTGTAGCACATGATGCAAGAATATTATCAGAGGCATTATCAGATCCAGATGCACCATTCCCGTTTCCACCACAAG ACAAGTATTATCTTTGTGATGCCGCGTATGCACATATACGGGGATTTATGGCTCCATATCGTAATGTGAGGTGTTGGCTAGGAGATTTTCGCCGAAGACGTGCATTGACTAATAAAGAGAAATTTAACCATGCTCATGCAAAACTTCGGAACGTAATTGAGCGTGCTTTTGGTGTCTTTAAAGCAAGATTCCCTATTTTGAAGAGGATGGCACCATTTCCATTGGTTACGCAAAGGAACATTACCATTGCATGTTTCGCGCTACATAATTTTATAAGGAAAGAGGGTTTGAGCGATGAATTGTTTACAGAATACGATCAACCCAATGTTTCGGTGCATAATAGGCAAGTGCACGTTAATGCTGGTGAAGACGAGGTTGAAGCACATGGTACTGCATTGGATCGAGGATATATGAATCAGTTACGAGATGAGATTGCTGAGCAGTTAATGCAAAGCACGGATACAATGCTTTAA